The following coding sequences are from one Streptococcus mitis window:
- the mutY gene encoding A/G-specific adenine glycosylase, which produces MLDLKEYGIVMWPEEKIISFREKLLAWYDENKRDLPWRRSKNPYHIWVSEIMLQQTRVDTVIPYYERFLDWFPTVESLANAPEERLLKVWEGLGYYSRVRNMQAAAQQIMTDFGGQFPNTYEGISSLKGIGPYTAGAISSIAFNLPEPAVDGNVMRVLARLFEVNHDIGIPSNRKIFQAMMEILIDPEHPGDFNQALMDLGSDIEAPVNPRPEESPVKDFSGAYQNGTMDRYPIKAPKKKPVPIYLKALVVKNTQGQFLLEKNESEKLLAGFWHFPLIEVDEFPQEEQFDLFHQVAEESVNFGPSPEESFQQDYDLDVDWFDVYFDTVKHVFSHRKWHVQIVAGQVSDSHDFSDREVRWLSPEEFKDYPLAKPQQKIWQAYAQANLDSSKD; this is translated from the coding sequence ATGTTAGATTTGAAAGAATACGGTATTGTCATGTGGCCGGAGGAAAAGATCATTTCTTTCCGTGAGAAACTTCTCGCTTGGTATGATGAAAATAAGCGAGATTTACCTTGGCGTAGAAGTAAAAATCCTTATCATATCTGGGTATCTGAAATCATGCTCCAGCAGACCAGAGTGGATACAGTTATCCCTTACTACGAACGATTCTTGGACTGGTTTCCAACTGTGGAAAGTTTGGCAAACGCGCCTGAAGAGCGTTTGTTGAAGGTTTGGGAAGGTTTAGGCTATTATTCTCGAGTACGCAATATGCAGGCTGCTGCTCAGCAGATTATGACTGACTTTGGTGGTCAATTTCCAAACACCTATGAAGGAATTTCCAGTTTGAAAGGAATTGGTCCTTACACAGCAGGAGCCATTTCTAGTATTGCTTTTAACTTGCCTGAGCCGGCTGTAGATGGTAATGTCATGCGAGTTTTGGCGCGTCTATTTGAAGTCAACCACGATATTGGCATTCCAAGTAATCGCAAAATTTTTCAGGCGATGATGGAAATCTTGATTGACCCAGAACATCCTGGCGACTTTAACCAAGCTTTGATGGACTTGGGCTCAGATATTGAGGCTCCTGTAAATCCTAGGCCAGAAGAGAGTCCAGTGAAGGACTTTAGTGGGGCATACCAAAATGGAACCATGGACCGTTATCCAATCAAGGCTCCCAAGAAAAAGCCAGTTCCCATTTATCTTAAAGCCTTGGTGGTCAAAAATACTCAGGGGCAATTTTTACTTGAAAAAAATGAAAGTGAAAAGTTATTGGCAGGCTTTTGGCATTTTCCTTTGATAGAAGTTGATGAGTTTCCGCAAGAAGAGCAGTTTGACCTCTTTCATCAGGTTGCAGAAGAAAGTGTGAATTTTGGTCCCAGCCCAGAAGAGAGTTTCCAGCAGGACTATGACTTAGATGTTGATTGGTTTGATGTTTATTTTGATACTGTCAAGCATGTCTTTAGCCATCGTAAATGGCATGTTCAAATTGTAGCAGGTCAGGTGAGTGATTCCCATGATTTTTCAGATAGGGAAGTTCGCTGGCTTTCACCAGAAGAGTTTAAGGATTACCCACTTGCCAAACCCCAACAAAAAATCTGGCAGGCTTATGCACAAGCCAACTTAGACAGTAGCAAAGACTAG
- a CDS encoding PedC/BrcD family bacteriocin maturation disulfide isomerase yields MEQFLDNIKDLEVTTVARAQEALDKKETATFFIGRKTCPYCRKFAGTLAGVVAETKAHIYFINSEEASQLNELQEFRSRYGIPTVPGFVHIADGQINVRCDSSMSAQEIKDFAGL; encoded by the coding sequence ATGGAACAATTTTTAGATAATATCAAAGACCTTGAAGTCACTACAGTTGCGCGTGCGCAAGAAGCTCTTGATAAAAAAGAAACTGCAACCTTCTTTATCGGTCGTAAAACTTGCCCTTACTGCCGTAAATTTGCAGGTACATTGGCAGGTGTAGTAGCTGAAACCAAAGCTCACATCTACTTCATCAACAGTGAAGAAGCAAGCCAACTCAATGAGTTGCAAGAATTCCGCTCACGCTACGGAATTCCAACTGTACCAGGCTTCGTTCACATTGCAGATGGACAAATCAATGTCCGTTGTGACTCTTCAATGTCAGCACAAGAAATCAAAGATTTCGCAGGATTGTAA
- the pta gene encoding phosphate acetyltransferase, translated as MEVFESLKANLVGKNARIVLPEGEEPRILQATKRLVKETEVIPVLLGNPEKIKIYLEIEGIMDGYEVIDPQHYPQFEEMVAALVERRKGKMSEEDARKVLVEDVNYFGVMLVYLGLVDGMVSGAIHSTASTVRPALQIIKTRPNVTRTSGAFLMVRGTERYLFGDCAININPDAEALAEIAINSAITAKMFGIEPKIAMLSYSTKGSGFGESVDKVVEATKIAHDLRPDLEIDGELQFDAAFVPETAALKAPGSTVAGQANVFIFPGIEAGNIGYKMAERLGGFAAVGPVLQGLNKPVNDLSRGCNADDVYKLTLITAAQAVHQ; from the coding sequence ATGGAAGTTTTTGAAAGTCTCAAAGCCAACTTGGTTGGTAAAAATGCTCGTATCGTTCTCCCTGAAGGGGAAGAACCTCGTATTCTTCAAGCAACTAAACGTCTGGTAAAAGAAACAGAAGTGATTCCTGTTTTGCTTGGAAATCCTGAAAAAATTAAAATTTATCTTGAAATTGAAGGGATCATGGATGGTTATGAGGTCATCGACCCTCAACATTATCCTCAATTTGAAGAAATGGTTGCTGCCTTGGTAGAGCGTCGCAAGGGCAAAATGTCTGAAGAAGATGCACGCAAGGTTTTGGTTGAAGATGTCAACTATTTTGGTGTTATGTTGGTTTACTTGGGCTTGGTTGATGGAATGGTGTCAGGAGCGATTCACTCAACAGCTTCAACAGTTCGCCCAGCCCTACAAATCATCAAAACTCGTCCAAATGTTACTCGCACTTCAGGTGCCTTCCTCATGGTTCGTGGTACGGAACGTTACCTGTTTGGAGACTGTGCCATCAACATTAATCCAGACGCAGAAGCTTTGGCTGAAATTGCCATCAACTCAGCAATCACAGCTAAGATGTTTGGTATCGAGCCTAAAATTGCTATGCTAAGCTATTCTACTAAAGGTTCAGGATTTGGTGAGAGCGTCGATAAAGTTGTAGAAGCAACTAAAATTGCTCACGACTTGCGTCCTGACCTTGAAATCGATGGGGAATTGCAATTTGATGCGGCCTTCGTTCCTGAAACTGCAGCTCTGAAAGCTCCTGGAAGTACAGTAGCTGGTCAAGCAAATGTCTTCATCTTCCCAGGTATCGAGGCAGGAAATATCGGCTACAAGATGGCAGAACGTCTTGGTGGTTTTGCGGCTGTTGGACCTGTTTTGCAAGGTTTGAACAAGCCAGTTAACGACCTTTCTCGTGGATGTAATGCTGATGATGTTTACAAGTTGACCCTTATCACAGCAGCCCAAGCAGTTCATCAATAA
- the yycF gene encoding response regulator YycF, which translates to MKKILIVDDEKPISDIIKFNMTKEGYEVVTAFNGREALEQFEAEQPDIIILDLMLPEIDGLEVAKTIRKTSSVPIIMLSAKDSEFDKVIGLELGADDYVTKPFSNRELQARVKALLRRTDLTSVDNQESDEKKTQPLQIGDLEIVPDAYVAKKYGEELDLTHREFELLYHLASHIGQVITREHLLETVWGYDYFGDVRTVDVTIRRLREKIEDTPSRPEYILTRRGVGYYMRNND; encoded by the coding sequence ATGAAAAAAATATTAATTGTAGATGATGAAAAACCAATCTCGGATATTATCAAGTTTAATATGACCAAGGAAGGTTACGAGGTTGTAACTGCTTTTAATGGCCGTGAAGCGCTAGAACAATTTGAAGCAGAGCAGCCAGATATTATTATTCTGGATTTGATGCTTCCAGAAATTGATGGTTTAGAAGTTGCTAAGACTATTCGCAAGACAAGTAGTGTGCCTATTATCATGCTTTCAGCTAAAGACAGCGAATTTGATAAGGTTATCGGTTTAGAGCTTGGGGCGGATGACTATGTGACCAAACCCTTCTCAAATCGTGAGTTGCAGGCACGTGTCAAAGCTCTTCTTCGTCGTACAGATTTGACTTCTGTAGATAATCAAGAGTCTGATGAAAAGAAAACTCAGCCTTTGCAAATTGGGGACTTGGAGATTGTGCCAGATGCTTATGTGGCTAAAAAATACGGTGAAGAACTAGACTTAACTCACCGTGAATTTGAACTCTTGTATCACTTGGCGTCTCATATCGGTCAAGTAATTACGCGTGAACACTTGCTTGAAACTGTCTGGGGTTATGATTATTTCGGAGATGTTCGGACTGTCGATGTAACTATCAGACGTTTGCGTGAGAAGATTGAAGATACACCAAGTCGTCCTGAGTATATCCTAACACGTCGTGGTGTTGGTTATTATATGAGAAATAATGATTAA
- the abc-f gene encoding ribosomal protection-like ABC-F family protein, with translation MIILQANKIERSFAGEVLFDNINLQVDERDRIALVGKNGAGKSTLLKILVGEEEPTSGEINKKKDISLSYLAQDSRFESENTIYDEMLHVFDDLRRTEKQLRQMELEMGEKSVEDLNKLMSDYDRLSENFRQAGGFTYEADIRAILNGFKFDESMWQMKIAELSGGQNTRLALAKMLLEKPNLLVLDEPTNHLDIETIAWLENYLVNYSGALIIVSHDRYFLDKVATITLDLTKHSLDRYVGNYSRFVELKEQKLATEAKNYEKQQKEIAALEDFVNRNLVRASTTKRAQSRRKQLEKMERLDKPEAGKKSANMTFQSEKTSGNVVLTVENVAIGYDGEVLSEPINLDLRKMNAVAIVGPNGIGKSTFIKSIVDQIPFIKGEKRFGANVEVGYYDQTQSKLTPSNTVLDELWNDFKLTPEVEIRNRLGAFLFSGDDVKKSVGMLSGGEKARLLLAKLSMENNNFLILDEPTNHLDIDSKEVLENALIDFDGTLLFVSHDRYFINRVATHVLELSENGSTLYLGDYDYYVEKKAEVEMSQTEEASTNNQAKEANSVNDYQAQKESQKEVRKLMRQIESLEAEIEELESQSQDISEQMLETNDADKLMELQAELDKISHRQEEAMLEWEELSEQV, from the coding sequence ATGATTATTTTACAAGCTAATAAAATTGAACGTTCTTTTGCAGGAGAGGTTCTTTTTGATAATATCAACCTGCAGGTTGATGAACGAGATCGGATTGCCCTGGTTGGGAAAAATGGAGCAGGTAAGTCTACTCTTTTGAAGATTTTGGTTGGAGAAGAGGAGCCAACTAGTGGAGAAATCAATAAGAAAAAAGATATTTCTCTGTCTTACTTAGCCCAAGATAGCCGTTTTGAGTCTGAAAATACCATCTACGATGAGATGCTTCATGTCTTTGATGACCTGCGTCGGACGGAGAAACAACTTCGTCAGATGGAGTTGGAGATGGGAGAAAAGTCTGTTGAGGACTTGAATAAGCTGATGTCAGATTACGATCGCTTATCTGAGAATTTTCGCCAAGCAGGTGGCTTTACCTATGAAGCTGATATTCGAGCGATTTTGAATGGATTCAAGTTTGATGAATCTATGTGGCAGATGAAAATTGCCGAGCTTTCTGGTGGTCAAAATACTCGCTTGGCTCTAGCCAAAATGCTACTTGAAAAGCCCAATCTCTTGGTCTTGGACGAGCCAACCAACCACTTGGATATTGAAACCATTGCCTGGCTAGAGAATTACTTGGTAAACTATAGTGGTGCCCTCATTATTGTCAGCCACGACCGTTATTTCTTGGACAAGGTTGCGACAATTACGCTAGATTTGACCAAGCATTCCTTGGATCGCTATGTGGGTAATTACTCTCGTTTTGTCGAATTAAAGGAGCAGAAGCTAGCTACTGAAGCAAAAAACTATGAAAAGCAACAAAAGGAAATCGCTGCTCTGGAAGACTTTGTCAATCGCAATCTAGTCCGAGCTTCAACGACCAAACGTGCCCAATCTCGTCGTAAACAACTGGAAAAAATGGAGCGTTTAGACAAGCCTGAAGCTGGCAAGAAATCAGCCAATATGACCTTCCAGTCTGAAAAAACGTCGGGTAATGTTGTATTGACTGTTGAAAATGTGGCTATTGGCTATGATGGGGAAGTACTGTCAGAGCCAATCAACCTAGACCTTCGTAAGATGAATGCTGTCGCTATCGTTGGTCCAAATGGAATCGGCAAGTCAACCTTTATTAAGTCTATAGTGGATCAGATTCCTTTTATCAAGGGTGAGAAGCGCTTTGGCGCTAATGTTGAGGTTGGTTACTATGACCAAACCCAAAGCAAGCTAACACCAAGTAATACTGTATTGGATGAACTCTGGAATGATTTTAAACTGACACCAGAAGTTGAAATCCGCAACCGTCTAGGTGCCTTCCTTTTCTCAGGAGATGATGTTAAAAAATCAGTTGGTATGCTGTCAGGTGGCGAGAAAGCGCGTTTGCTTCTGGCTAAACTTTCCATGGAAAACAACAACTTCTTGATTCTGGATGAGCCGACCAACCACTTGGATATTGATAGCAAGGAAGTGTTGGAAAATGCCTTGATTGACTTTGATGGGACCCTTCTATTCGTCAGCCATGACCGTTACTTTATCAATCGTGTAGCAACTCATGTATTGGAATTGTCCGAGAATGGTTCGACTCTCTATCTTGGAGATTATGACTACTATGTTGAGAAGAAAGCAGAAGTAGAAATGAGCCAGACTGAGGAAGCTTCAACTAACAATCAAGCAAAAGAAGCAAATTCAGTTAATGACTATCAAGCTCAGAAAGAAAGTCAAAAAGAAGTTCGCAAACTCATGCGACAAATCGAAAGTCTAGAAGCTGAAATTGAAGAGTTAGAAAGTCAAAGCCAAGATATTTCTGAACAAATGTTGGAAACAAACGATGCCGACAAACTGATGGAATTACAGGCTGAGCTGGACAAAATCAGTCATCGTCAGGAAGAAGCTATGCTTGAGTGGGAAGAATTATCAGAGCAGGTGTAA
- a CDS encoding phospho-sugar mutase, whose product MSYQENYQKWVDFAELPDYLRQDLENMDEKTKEDAFYTNLEFGTAGMRGLIGAGTNRINIYVVRQATEGLARLIESKGENEKERGVAIAYDSRHFSPEFAFESAAVLAKHGIKSYVFESLRPTPELSFAVRHLNCFAGIMVTASHNPAPFNGYKVYGEDGGQMPPHDADALTTYIRAIENPFAVEVADVEAEKASGLIEVIGEAVDVEYLKEVKDVNINPALIEEFGKDMKIVYTPLHGTGEMLARRALAQAGFDSVQVVEAQATPDPDFSTVKSPNPESQAAFALAEELGRQVGADVLVATDPDADRVGVEVLQKDGSYLNLSGNQIGAIMAKYILEAHKNAGTLPENAALCKSIVSTDLVTKIAESYGATMFNVLTGFKFIAEKIQEFEEKHNHTYMMGFEESFGYLIKPFVRDKDAIQAVLVVAELAAYYRSRGLTLADGIEEIYKEYGYYAEKTISVTLSGVDGAEQIKAIMAKFRNNAPKEWNATAITVVEDFKAQTATAADGTVTNLTTPPSDVLKYTLADGSWIAVRPSGTEPKIKFYIAVVGETNEESQAKIANIEAEINAFVK is encoded by the coding sequence ATGTCTTACCAAGAAAATTACCAGAAATGGGTTGATTTTGCGGAGCTTCCCGACTACCTTCGTCAAGATTTAGAAAATATGGACGAAAAAACTAAGGAAGATGCCTTCTATACAAATCTTGAATTTGGTACTGCAGGTATGCGTGGCTTGATTGGTGCTGGTACAAACCGCATCAACATCTACGTTGTTCGCCAAGCTACTGAAGGTTTGGCTCGTTTGATTGAGTCAAAAGGTGAAAATGAAAAAGAACGTGGTGTGGCAATTGCCTACGATAGCCGTCACTTCTCACCTGAGTTTGCCTTTGAGTCTGCGGCAGTTCTTGCTAAACACGGCATCAAATCTTACGTATTTGAAAGCCTCCGTCCAACTCCAGAACTATCATTTGCAGTTCGTCACCTCAACTGTTTCGCAGGTATCATGGTCACAGCTAGCCACAATCCTGCACCATTTAACGGTTACAAAGTTTACGGTGAAGACGGTGGACAAATGCCTCCACACGATGCAGACGCTTTGACTACATATATCCGTGCAATCGAAAACCCATTTGCAGTTGAAGTTGCTGATGTGGAAGCTGAAAAAGCTTCTGGTTTGATTGAAGTTATCGGCGAAGCTGTTGACGTAGAATACCTTAAAGAGGTTAAGGACGTAAACATCAACCCAGCCTTGATTGAAGAATTCGGTAAAGACATGAAGATTGTCTACACACCACTTCATGGTACTGGTGAAATGTTGGCTCGTCGTGCTCTTGCCCAAGCAGGATTTGACTCTGTTCAAGTCGTTGAAGCACAAGCAACTCCTGATCCAGACTTCTCAACTGTAAAATCTCCGAACCCAGAAAGCCAAGCAGCCTTTGCCCTTGCTGAAGAACTTGGTCGTCAAGTTGGTGCAGATGTTCTTGTGGCAACTGACCCAGACGCTGACCGTGTTGGTGTTGAAGTTCTTCAAAAAGATGGTAGCTACCTCAACCTTTCAGGTAACCAAATCGGTGCTATCATGGCTAAATACATCTTGGAAGCCCACAAAAACGCTGGAACTCTTCCTGAAAATGCGGCTCTCTGCAAATCGATTGTATCAACTGACTTGGTAACGAAGATTGCTGAAAGCTACGGCGCAACTATGTTCAACGTTTTGACAGGTTTCAAATTTATCGCTGAGAAAATCCAAGAATTCGAAGAAAAACACAATCACACTTACATGATGGGATTTGAAGAAAGCTTCGGTTACTTGATTAAACCATTCGTACGTGATAAAGACGCTATCCAAGCCGTTCTAGTCGTTGCTGAACTTGCTGCCTACTACCGTTCACGTGGTTTGACACTTGCAGACGGTATCGAAGAAATCTACAAAGAGTACGGCTACTATGCAGAAAAGACAATCTCTGTTACCCTTTCAGGTGTCGATGGTGCTGAACAAATCAAAGCAATTATGGCTAAATTCCGTAACAATGCTCCAAAAGAATGGAACGCAACAGCTATCACTGTCGTAGAAGACTTCAAGGCTCAAACTGCTACTGCCGCTGACGGAACTGTTACAAACTTGACAACACCTCCAAGTGATGTTTTGAAATACACACTTGCTGACGGTTCATGGATTGCCGTTCGCCCTTCAGGTACAGAACCAAAAATCAAGTTCTACATTGCAGTTGTAGGGGAAACCAACGAAGAATCACAAGCTAAGATTGCTAACATCGAAGCAGAAATCAATGCTTTTGTAAAATAA
- the vicK gene encoding cell wall metabolism sensor histidine kinase VicK — MIKLIKDTVLTSDFIFILILLGFILVVTLLLLENRRDNIRLKQINQKVKDLIAGDYSQVLDMQGSSEITNITNNLNDLSEVIRLTQENLEQESKRLHSILSYMTDGVLATNRRGKITMINDMAKKQLGVQKEDVLNKSILELLKIEDEYELRDLITQIPELMIDSQDANGEYLSLRVRFALVRRESGFISGLVAVLHDTTEQEKEERERRLFVSNVSHELRTPLTSVKSYLEALDEGALSEPVAPDFIKVSLDETNRMMRMVTDLLHLSRIDNATSHLDVELINFTAFITFILNRFDQIRVQDEEKKYELVRDYPITSVWIEIDTDKMTQVIDNILNNAIKYSPDGGKITVTMKTTDDQMILSISDQGLGIPKQDLPRIFDRFYRVDRARSRAQGGTGLGLSIAKEIIKQHNGFIWAKSIYGKGSTFTIVLPYDKDAVKEEVWEDEVED; from the coding sequence ATGATTAAACTAATTAAAGACACAGTTTTAACCAGTGATTTTATCTTTATCCTCATTCTACTTGGCTTTATTTTAGTGGTGACCTTGCTCTTACTAGAAAATCGTCGGGATAATATTCGGTTGAAGCAAATTAATCAAAAAGTTAAAGACCTGATTGCAGGAGATTATTCTCAGGTGTTGGACATGCAGGGAAGCTCTGAAATCACTAATATTACCAATAATCTCAATGATTTATCAGAAGTAATTCGGTTGACCCAAGAAAATCTGGAACAAGAGAGTAAAAGATTACATAGTATCCTGTCTTACATGACGGACGGAGTCCTTGCGACCAATCGTCGTGGCAAGATTACTATGATTAATGACATGGCCAAGAAACAGCTAGGTGTTCAGAAAGAAGATGTTCTTAATAAGAGCATTCTAGAGTTGCTTAAGATTGAAGATGAATACGAACTTCGTGATTTGATTACCCAGATTCCTGAGCTTATGATTGATTCTCAGGATGCTAATGGTGAATATCTGAGCCTTCGTGTACGCTTTGCCTTGGTCCGTCGAGAATCTGGCTTTATCTCAGGTCTGGTTGCCGTTTTACACGATACGACGGAGCAGGAGAAGGAGGAACGCGAGCGGAGACTCTTTGTATCCAACGTTAGTCATGAGTTACGGACGCCTCTGACTAGTGTAAAATCCTATCTGGAAGCCTTGGATGAGGGTGCCTTGTCAGAACCTGTCGCACCAGACTTTATCAAGGTGTCTCTAGACGAAACCAACCGTATGATGCGGATGGTGACAGATCTCCTCCATCTTTCACGGATTGATAATGCAACTAGTCACCTAGATGTGGAACTGATTAACTTTACAGCCTTTATTACTTTTATCCTCAACCGTTTTGATCAGATAAGAGTGCAGGATGAAGAGAAGAAATACGAACTGGTGAGAGATTACCCAATTACCTCTGTCTGGATTGAAATTGATACAGATAAGATGACACAGGTCATTGATAATATTCTTAACAATGCCATCAAGTATTCGCCAGATGGTGGGAAAATCACAGTGACCATGAAAACAACTGACGATCAGATGATTTTATCTATCTCAGACCAAGGATTGGGTATTCCTAAGCAGGATTTGCCACGTATCTTTGACCGTTTCTACCGTGTGGATCGTGCTAGAAGTCGTGCCCAAGGTGGAACAGGTTTGGGACTGTCTATTGCCAAAGAAATTATCAAACAACATAATGGTTTTATTTGGGCCAAGAGTATATATGGTAAGGGATCAACCTTTACCATTGTGCTCCCTTATGATAAGGATGCAGTGAAGGAAGAAGTATGGGAGGACGAAGTAGAAGACTAG
- a CDS encoding MBL fold metallo-hydrolase — translation MSETGFKYSILASGSSGNSFYLETPKKKLLVDAGLSGKKITSLLAEINRKPEDLDAILITHEHSDHIHGVGVLARKYGMDLYANEKTWQAMENSKYLGKVDSSQKHIFEMGKTKTFGDIDIESFGVSHDAVAPQFYRFMKDDKSFVLLTDTGYVSDRMAGIVENADGYLIESNHDVEILRAGSYAWRLKQRILSDLGHLSNEDSAEAMIRTLGNRTKKIYLGHLSKENNIKELAHMTMVNQLAQADLGVGVDFKVYDTSPDTATPLTEI, via the coding sequence ATGAGTGAAACAGGCTTTAAATACAGTATTTTAGCGTCGGGTTCCAGTGGAAATTCCTTTTATCTGGAAACCCCAAAAAAGAAACTTTTAGTGGATGCAGGCTTATCTGGTAAGAAAATCACCAGCCTACTTGCTGAAATAAATCGTAAACCAGAAGACTTGGATGCCATCTTGATTACGCATGAGCATTCAGACCATATCCATGGTGTGGGTGTTTTGGCTCGCAAGTATGGTATGGATTTGTATGCTAATGAAAAGACCTGGCAGGCTATGGAAAATAGCAAGTATCTTGGCAAGGTGGATTCTTCGCAAAAGCATATCTTTGAGATGGGCAAAACCAAAACCTTTGGAGATATTGACATCGAGAGTTTTGGCGTAAGCCATGATGCGGTCGCACCGCAGTTCTATCGCTTTATGAAGGATGATAAGAGTTTTGTCCTTTTGACAGATACAGGTTATGTTAGTGACCGTATGGCGGGAATTGTCGAAAATGCGGATGGATATCTTATCGAGTCCAACCATGATGTAGAAATTTTGCGAGCAGGTTCTTACGCTTGGCGACTCAAACAACGAATCCTATCGGATCTGGGTCACCTTTCTAACGAGGATAGTGCTGAAGCTATGATTCGGACCCTAGGAAATCGCACTAAGAAAATCTACCTTGGACATTTATCTAAGGAAAACAATATCAAGGAACTGGCTCACATGACCATGGTCAATCAGCTAGCTCAAGCTGATCTGGGAGTCGGAGTAGACTTTAAGGTTTATGATACCTCACCAGATACCGCAACACCATTGACAGAGATATAA